One part of the Desulfovibrio sp. JC010 genome encodes these proteins:
- a CDS encoding LysR family transcriptional regulator ArgP produces the protein MLDNIFLEALAAVIEEGGFDKAALKLNISQSAVSQRIRNFEEQLGRVLVVRSTPPEPTEDGRKLIKHLRTIRLMEHELGDSMGFNPSGEFVTLPVGVNADSLASWFLDALEDFLKEHNVLLDLYVDDENRTHEMLRRGEVVGCVGTGARSVKGCRSDYLATFDYLCLATPDFCERWFKDGFNHETVEKAPAAVFNRKDETQSQMLAKVFPGETVTHPIFYVPSTESFVDIICRELAYGMVPEFQVEDKLKSGQLVEVVPQGRVPVSLYWHSWNVDTELLEGLRRTLIQYFKRRK, from the coding sequence ATGCTTGATAATATTTTTCTGGAAGCACTGGCAGCGGTTATTGAAGAGGGCGGCTTTGATAAGGCCGCCTTGAAATTGAATATTTCCCAGTCCGCAGTATCCCAGCGTATACGAAATTTTGAGGAGCAGCTTGGCCGGGTGCTGGTGGTGCGTTCCACGCCCCCGGAACCCACCGAAGACGGGCGCAAGCTGATCAAACACCTGCGCACAATCCGGCTTATGGAGCACGAACTCGGCGATTCCATGGGGTTTAATCCAAGCGGTGAATTTGTGACCCTGCCCGTGGGGGTGAATGCGGACAGTCTGGCCTCGTGGTTTCTGGATGCTTTGGAAGATTTTTTGAAAGAGCACAATGTCCTGCTCGATCTTTATGTGGATGATGAAAACCGGACCCATGAAATGCTCCGCCGCGGGGAGGTGGTCGGGTGTGTCGGCACCGGGGCGAGATCGGTTAAAGGTTGCCGCAGTGACTATCTGGCCACATTTGACTACCTGTGTCTGGCTACCCCGGACTTTTGCGAACGATGGTTCAAAGATGGATTTAATCATGAGACAGTGGAGAAAGCCCCGGCAGCTGTTTTTAACCGTAAGGATGAAACCCAGTCTCAGATGCTGGCAAAGGTTTTTCCGGGTGAAACAGTGACGCATCCTATATTTTATGTTCCGTCAACAGAGTCATTCGTGGATATTATCTGCCGGGAGCTTGCTTACGGTATGGTTCCCGAATTTCAGGTGGAAGACAAATTGAAATCCGGACAATTGGTGGAGGTTGTGCCGCAGGGGAGGGTTCCTGTTTCGTTATATTGGCATTCGTGGAATGTGGATACGGAACTGCTGGAAGGATTGCGCCGAACGCTCATTCAGTATTTTAAGCGTCGGAAATAA
- a CDS encoding AzlD family protein: MNIYSPENAIIVIALAALATYSMRVGGLLLAGYLPTGGRFGRALKALPGTILISLAAPGFFNEGLIGFAGGIVTVAITFKTKNVFLAMLAGMLVVAVGRQFI; encoded by the coding sequence ATGAATATTTACAGTCCTGAAAACGCAATTATCGTCATTGCCCTTGCCGCTCTGGCTACTTATTCCATGCGCGTGGGCGGTCTGCTGCTGGCTGGTTATCTGCCCACGGGCGGGCGGTTCGGGCGGGCCTTGAAGGCCCTGCCCGGAACTATTCTTATATCTCTTGCCGCGCCCGGATTTTTTAATGAAGGGTTGATCGGATTCGCTGGCGGTATCGTCACCGTGGCAATTACTTTCAAGACCAAAAATGTTTTTCTGGCCATGCTCGCCGGGATGCTGGTGGTGGCAGTGGGGCGGCAGTTTATCTAA
- the ptsP gene encoding phosphoenolpyruvate--protein phosphotransferase, translating to MVGLVIVSHSQTLAQGVLELAEQMTRGSVVMEAAGGIDDPDNPIGTDPMKVMMAIESVAAQSEEGVLVIMDLGSALMSAETALDFLPDEVKEKVLLCSAPIVEGTMAAAVQASVGASLKEVSAEAGAALNVKIEQLAPITGESVQAAGSVQEEAVEGESLSVDLLVINKMGLHARPAANLVAEAGKFQSTIQIRKDDKTASGKSINQVALLAVKNGETITVTATGPDAQQALDGLKALHADNFGERDEDVTEAVMEVEECKVGGDGFVHGAPASSGYAVGPVYLHMTSIPEVERNEISDIDAEAARLDQAIAEALSDIQALQRETEKTACKANAAIFEVHGLILGDKDMRDNAASVIADEKVNAEFAWFQVMDKMASDYRELDDPYMQARAADVMDCGGRVLRVLTGTEEQGIILERESIIVAHDLTPSDVAGMDPEMVLAIVTEIGGATSHAAILSRSLGIPAVIGTGECFGQLSDGQIVALDGFEGTVWTVADSAKQDEISAKREKWLAEREEAKAKGAAPAKTVDGTEIMVMGNIGTPADAPRVLEYGAEGVGLFRTEFLFQDRDQEPDEQEQFEAYVEAAKAMNGNPVIIRTLDIGGDKPVKYLETPVEENPFLGERGVRFCMARPELFRIQLRALLRAASEENIWIMFPMISGVEELEAVLAFQAEVRTGLVSEGVKIADKIKTGIMIEVPSAVAEAEKLGAICDFFSIGTNDLTQYVMAADRGNKSVAKICDSLNPAVLRMVKMTCDAAAANEIEVGMCGELAGNAKASALLLGLGLDELSMSGPSIPEVKEAIRAVSMDDCVALAEKALAARSGDEVRNLL from the coding sequence ATGGTTGGATTAGTAATAGTTTCCCATAGCCAGACATTGGCGCAGGGCGTTTTGGAGCTGGCGGAGCAGATGACCCGCGGTTCCGTGGTCATGGAAGCCGCTGGCGGCATTGACGATCCCGACAATCCCATCGGCACCGATCCCATGAAGGTCATGATGGCCATTGAATCCGTGGCCGCGCAGTCTGAAGAGGGCGTGCTGGTTATCATGGACCTTGGCAGCGCGCTCATGAGTGCTGAAACAGCTCTCGATTTCCTGCCCGATGAGGTCAAGGAAAAGGTGCTTCTTTGCTCCGCTCCCATTGTGGAAGGAACCATGGCTGCGGCGGTGCAGGCTTCTGTGGGCGCATCGCTTAAGGAAGTAAGTGCCGAGGCCGGGGCTGCTCTCAATGTGAAGATCGAACAGCTGGCCCCCATCACCGGGGAGAGTGTTCAGGCTGCCGGATCTGTTCAGGAAGAAGCTGTTGAGGGCGAATCGTTAAGTGTCGACCTGCTGGTTATTAATAAGATGGGACTTCATGCCCGCCCGGCTGCAAATCTTGTTGCCGAGGCCGGAAAATTTCAATCCACCATCCAGATTCGCAAGGACGACAAGACAGCTTCCGGCAAGAGCATCAATCAGGTGGCTCTGTTGGCGGTCAAGAACGGCGAAACCATTACCGTTACTGCCACCGGACCTGACGCGCAGCAGGCTCTTGACGGCCTGAAAGCTCTGCATGCCGACAACTTCGGCGAACGCGATGAAGACGTGACCGAAGCTGTTATGGAAGTGGAAGAATGCAAGGTCGGCGGAGATGGTTTTGTGCATGGTGCTCCGGCTTCATCCGGCTATGCTGTCGGTCCGGTTTATCTGCATATGACCAGTATTCCTGAAGTTGAGCGGAATGAGATTTCTGATATTGACGCCGAAGCAGCTCGCCTTGATCAGGCCATTGCCGAGGCTCTTTCCGATATTCAGGCATTGCAGCGCGAAACTGAAAAGACCGCATGCAAGGCCAATGCCGCGATTTTTGAAGTTCACGGCCTCATTCTTGGCGATAAGGATATGCGTGATAACGCTGCATCTGTCATAGCTGATGAAAAGGTCAATGCCGAGTTTGCATGGTTTCAGGTTATGGACAAGATGGCTTCCGATTACCGCGAGCTAGATGATCCGTACATGCAGGCCCGCGCCGCAGACGTAATGGATTGCGGCGGGCGTGTGCTGCGCGTGCTGACCGGAACTGAAGAGCAGGGTATCATCCTTGAGCGTGAATCCATCATTGTTGCCCACGACCTCACTCCTTCCGATGTAGCCGGAATGGACCCGGAAATGGTCCTCGCCATTGTTACTGAGATCGGCGGGGCGACCTCCCATGCTGCGATTCTTTCCCGTTCTCTGGGCATCCCTGCCGTAATCGGTACCGGGGAGTGCTTCGGTCAGCTTTCAGATGGGCAGATAGTTGCGTTGGACGGTTTTGAAGGCACGGTTTGGACTGTTGCGGATTCGGCCAAGCAGGATGAAATCTCCGCCAAGCGCGAAAAATGGCTGGCTGAACGAGAAGAAGCCAAGGCAAAGGGTGCTGCCCCGGCCAAGACTGTGGACGGCACAGAAATCATGGTCATGGGCAACATCGGAACCCCGGCGGATGCACCCCGTGTGCTGGAATACGGCGCAGAGGGCGTGGGTCTTTTCCGCACGGAATTTCTTTTTCAGGACCGTGATCAGGAACCGGATGAGCAGGAGCAGTTTGAAGCCTACGTAGAAGCTGCCAAGGCTATGAACGGCAATCCGGTCATCATTCGCACCCTCGACATCGGCGGCGACAAGCCTGTAAAATACCTCGAAACTCCCGTGGAAGAAAATCCGTTTCTCGGTGAACGCGGGGTCCGTTTCTGCATGGCCCGCCCTGAGCTTTTTCGCATCCAACTGCGCGCTCTGCTGCGCGCCGCCAGCGAGGAAAATATCTGGATTATGTTCCCCATGATTTCCGGGGTGGAAGAGCTTGAAGCTGTGCTTGCATTTCAGGCCGAAGTCCGCACTGGGCTGGTTTCCGAGGGCGTTAAAATTGCCGATAAAATCAAGACCGGAATCATGATCGAAGTTCCCTCCGCAGTTGCCGAGGCTGAAAAGCTCGGTGCTATCTGCGATTTCTTCAGCATCGGCACCAACGACCTGACCCAGTATGTCATGGCTGCGGACCGCGGTAACAAGTCGGTTGCCAAGATTTGCGACAGCCTCAATCCCGCAGTGTTGCGTATGGTCAAGATGACCTGCGATGCCGCCGCTGCCAACGAAATTGAAGTAGGCATGTGCGGTGAACTGGCCGGGAACGCCAAAGCATCCGCGCTGCTGCTCGGCCTTGGACTCGATGAGCTGAGCATGAGCGGGCCGTCTATTCCCGAAGTGAAGGAAGCCATCCGCGCGGTCTCCATGGATGATTGTGTTGCGCTGGCTGAAAAAGCACTGGCAGCAAGGTCTGGAGATGAAGTTCGTAACTTGCTCTAG
- the dhaK gene encoding dihydroxyacetone kinase subunit DhaK, protein MKKLINDVENVVKEQLEGMALAHPELKVNYEPYYVVRQDAPVKGKVAIVSGGGSGHEPMHGGFVGKGMLDGACPGEVFTSPTPDQMYECAKAVDSGEGVLFMVKNYTGDVMNFEAAAELVAGEGVKVQNILIDDDVAVKDSLYTAGRRGVGTTVLAEKIVGAAAEAGYDLEKCSDLCRKVNQYGRSFGVALTSCIVPAAGKPTFDLGEDEVEMGIGIHGEPGIERMPLKSVDEMTQYAAEQIIDDPAYSRTVREWNGSEWEDKELTDEPFAKGDNVIAFVNSMGGTPVSELYAVYRKLDEVCKAKGINIVRNLIGPYITSLEMQGFSITLLKVDDEMLKFWDAEAKTPGFVR, encoded by the coding sequence ATGAAAAAATTGATCAATGATGTGGAAAATGTGGTTAAGGAACAGCTTGAGGGTATGGCCCTCGCGCACCCTGAGCTGAAAGTAAACTACGAGCCCTACTACGTAGTTCGTCAGGATGCTCCTGTTAAAGGAAAAGTCGCTATCGTTTCCGGCGGCGGTTCCGGCCACGAACCCATGCATGGCGGTTTTGTCGGCAAAGGTATGCTCGACGGTGCCTGCCCCGGTGAAGTCTTCACTTCCCCCACCCCCGACCAGATGTACGAATGCGCCAAGGCCGTAGACAGCGGTGAAGGCGTTCTTTTTATGGTTAAGAACTACACTGGTGACGTAATGAACTTTGAAGCCGCTGCTGAGCTGGTTGCCGGTGAAGGCGTCAAGGTCCAGAATATTTTGATTGATGATGATGTAGCAGTTAAGGACAGCCTCTATACCGCGGGTCGTCGCGGCGTTGGAACCACTGTTCTGGCTGAAAAGATCGTCGGTGCCGCTGCTGAAGCAGGTTACGATCTTGAAAAATGCTCCGATCTCTGCCGCAAGGTAAACCAGTACGGCCGTTCTTTCGGTGTAGCACTGACTTCCTGCATCGTTCCCGCAGCTGGTAAGCCCACCTTTGATCTCGGTGAAGATGAAGTTGAAATGGGTATCGGTATCCACGGCGAACCCGGCATCGAGCGCATGCCCCTTAAGTCTGTTGATGAAATGACCCAGTATGCTGCCGAGCAGATCATTGACGATCCCGCATACAGCCGCACCGTCCGTGAATGGAACGGCAGCGAGTGGGAAGACAAGGAACTTACCGACGAGCCTTTTGCCAAGGGCGACAACGTCATAGCATTCGTCAACAGCATGGGCGGAACCCCGGTTTCCGAACTTTACGCCGTGTACAGAAAGCTTGATGAAGTCTGCAAAGCAAAGGGCATCAACATTGTCCGCAATCTGATCGGACCCTACATCACTTCTCTGGAAATGCAGGGTTTCTCCATTACCCTGCTCAAGGTTGATGATGAAATGCTTAAGTTCTGGGATGCGGAAGCAAAGACTCCCGGTTTTGTCCGCTAA
- a CDS encoding AzlC family ABC transporter permease: MSGFMRGVRANVPLLPSVVAYAGVLGVLAAQKSISWADMMALNVFMFAGSAQFVLVDMWNAPLPVLEMVLAVVIVNLRYVLIGASLKDLFAGEGLLRRLGLMHFVADENWAMTMVAARKGEGDVYHLLGGGLLLVIFWSAGTMGGMYFGGLIPDPKLLALDFAFTAVFTALAVSLWQGKQDALPWLVAIGTSVLTEHFIPGKWYILVGGILGAVCAAFVPQADSEAEEEGAA, translated from the coding sequence ATGAGCGGTTTTATGCGCGGCGTGCGGGCTAATGTTCCGCTTTTGCCCAGTGTGGTTGCTTACGCCGGGGTTCTCGGTGTGCTGGCGGCCCAGAAGTCCATTTCATGGGCTGATATGATGGCCCTGAACGTATTCATGTTTGCGGGCTCAGCACAGTTCGTGCTGGTGGATATGTGGAATGCGCCTCTTCCTGTGTTGGAGATGGTGCTGGCGGTAGTCATCGTTAATCTGCGTTACGTGCTCATCGGGGCATCGCTCAAGGATTTATTTGCCGGGGAAGGGTTGTTGCGCAGGCTGGGACTCATGCATTTTGTGGCTGACGAGAACTGGGCCATGACCATGGTTGCGGCCCGCAAGGGCGAGGGTGATGTTTACCACCTCCTTGGTGGCGGCTTGCTGCTGGTAATTTTCTGGAGTGCAGGAACCATGGGCGGCATGTATTTCGGCGGGTTGATCCCAGATCCCAAATTGCTGGCGTTGGACTTCGCTTTTACTGCCGTCTTCACCGCGCTGGCTGTTTCCCTCTGGCAGGGCAAACAGGATGCGTTGCCATGGCTGGTCGCCATCGGCACATCGGTACTGACTGAACATTTTATTCCCGGAAAATGGTATATTTTAGTGGGCGGAATTCTTGGGGCAGTGTGTGCGGCGTTTGTTCCACAGGCTGATTCGGAAGCAGAAGAGGAGGGCGCAGCATAA
- the dhaL gene encoding dihydroxyacetone kinase subunit DhaL codes for MSMNKAQLIAWLGRLNEVYADKKEYLTELDAAIGDADHGINMNRGFGKVAEKLPTVEDKDIGTILKTVGMTLMSSVGGASGPLYGTFWMKGGMLMGGKEELSSEDFANVIEAGVEGILQRGRPDLGDKTMYDLWAPVLEVIKEKAGNGDEVLAIVEAALPVGEKALADTIPLQAKKGRASYLGERSIGHQDPGATSSFYMLETLKEVLS; via the coding sequence ATGTCCATGAACAAGGCTCAGCTTATTGCCTGGCTCGGCAGACTGAACGAAGTCTACGCCGACAAAAAAGAATACCTTACTGAACTTGATGCCGCTATCGGTGACGCCGACCACGGAATCAACATGAACCGCGGGTTCGGCAAAGTCGCCGAGAAATTACCCACCGTGGAAGATAAAGACATCGGCACTATCCTGAAGACCGTGGGCATGACCCTCATGTCCAGTGTCGGCGGTGCCAGCGGCCCTCTCTACGGAACTTTCTGGATGAAGGGCGGCATGCTCATGGGCGGTAAAGAGGAACTCAGTTCCGAAGATTTCGCCAATGTAATCGAAGCGGGTGTGGAAGGAATTCTGCAGCGCGGACGGCCCGATCTCGGCGACAAGACCATGTACGACCTCTGGGCACCTGTGCTCGAAGTAATCAAGGAAAAGGCCGGAAACGGCGATGAGGTTCTCGCCATCGTGGAAGCAGCACTCCCCGTGGGTGAAAAAGCCCTTGCCGACACCATCCCCCTGCAGGCCAAGAAAGGACGCGCCAGCTATCTCGGCGAACGTTCCATCGGGCATCAGGACCCCGGTGCTACTTCCTCTTTCTACATGCTTGAGACCCTGAAAGAAGTACTTTCATAA
- a CDS encoding amino acid permease, with protein MSNPGKKRLSVFTLSMMTVAAVCSLRGLPMMAREGLSMIFYILFSTLIFLIPASLVAAELGGAFSKESGGVYTWVKAAFGSRWGFTAIWLQWIQNVVWYPTVLGFGAGALAYLFMDPGMADSGVYTGSVILIAYWGATFITLAGTDLVSKVTKYGVLLGTVLPGLLVIILGLLWVNMGNPLEFMQVSPALEAAEKAAGELPHARLFPSITGLGSVAFLAGIILLFAGVEVHAVHANELEDPGKQFPESMFLAAAIIFLLFTLGSLSVAAVIPASEISLTAGLMQAFEMLLAKFNLDFITPLIGLLVAFGSIGGVMSWISGPSRGLLHTADQGELPPIMAKTNKNGMPINILMIQAVIVSLLAGLYFIMDNVSVAFFMISAMTVTLYLVMYILMYAAAIKLRYTRPDLPRTYKVPGGLFGLCAVAGIGLLGVSFALIVGFFPPTNLKVGNPALYVGLVAAGMVIFVGLPQLINSMKKPDWKRDD; from the coding sequence ATGTCAAATCCCGGTAAAAAGCGGCTCTCGGTGTTTACCCTTTCCATGATGACCGTGGCCGCTGTCTGCAGCCTGCGCGGGCTGCCCATGATGGCCCGGGAAGGTCTTTCCATGATCTTCTACATTCTTTTCTCTACCCTGATATTCCTCATCCCGGCCTCACTGGTTGCAGCGGAGCTGGGCGGTGCATTCTCTAAAGAATCCGGGGGCGTGTATACATGGGTCAAAGCGGCCTTCGGCTCACGATGGGGATTTACGGCAATCTGGCTGCAGTGGATTCAGAATGTTGTCTGGTATCCCACGGTTCTGGGTTTCGGGGCCGGAGCACTGGCCTACCTGTTCATGGACCCCGGCATGGCCGACAGCGGAGTTTATACCGGCTCAGTCATCCTGATCGCTTATTGGGGGGCCACCTTCATCACCCTTGCAGGGACTGATCTGGTCAGCAAGGTCACCAAATACGGGGTACTGCTGGGAACCGTGCTTCCGGGATTGCTGGTCATTATCCTCGGTCTACTCTGGGTGAATATGGGCAACCCGCTGGAATTCATGCAGGTCTCTCCTGCTCTTGAAGCAGCGGAAAAAGCCGCCGGAGAACTGCCCCACGCAAGGCTTTTCCCCAGCATAACCGGGCTGGGCAGCGTTGCCTTTCTGGCCGGGATCATACTTCTTTTTGCCGGGGTGGAAGTCCACGCCGTCCACGCCAACGAACTTGAAGACCCCGGCAAGCAATTCCCGGAATCCATGTTTCTGGCGGCGGCCATAATCTTCCTGCTCTTCACCCTTGGATCACTTTCCGTGGCAGCGGTAATTCCGGCCAGTGAAATCAGCCTGACCGCCGGACTCATGCAGGCTTTTGAAATGCTGCTTGCCAAATTCAACCTTGATTTCATAACCCCGCTGATCGGGCTTCTGGTGGCCTTCGGATCAATCGGCGGGGTCATGTCATGGATCAGCGGTCCCAGCCGGGGACTGCTGCATACTGCGGATCAGGGCGAACTCCCGCCAATCATGGCAAAGACCAACAAGAACGGCATGCCCATCAACATACTCATGATTCAGGCTGTGATCGTCAGCCTGCTCGCCGGGCTTTATTTCATCATGGATAACGTCAGCGTGGCTTTTTTTATGATTTCGGCCATGACCGTCACCCTCTATCTGGTCATGTACATCCTGATGTACGCCGCAGCAATAAAACTGCGCTACACCCGGCCGGACCTGCCGAGAACTTACAAGGTTCCGGGCGGACTATTCGGGCTTTGCGCTGTGGCCGGCATAGGTCTTCTGGGTGTAAGCTTCGCCCTGATTGTCGGCTTCTTCCCGCCCACCAACCTGAAAGTCGGCAACCCGGCTCTCTACGTAGGTCTGGTGGCCGCAGGAATGGTTATTTTTGTCGGATTGCCGCAACTCATCAACTCCATGAAAAAGCCGGACTGGAAGCGGGATGATTAG
- a CDS encoding LysE/ArgO family amino acid transporter, with translation MSALIPYMQGFGTGAGLIIAIGAQNAFVLTQSIRKNHHLTVCLVCSICDALLITLGVLGTGELIASNPMLLKPAAWGGAAFLAWYGFGSFRSALKGGQLETGEIAKSGIKSMILLTLSITLLNPHVYLDTVVMLGSISGQYDGMERYMFGFGAMSASFAWFYTLGLGGRALAPLFKKPGTWRVLDSAVCLTMWVIAYHLAEKAMSV, from the coding sequence ATGTCAGCACTTATTCCATATATGCAGGGATTCGGGACCGGAGCGGGATTGATTATTGCCATCGGGGCGCAGAATGCTTTTGTGCTCACCCAGAGCATTAGAAAGAACCATCACCTGACCGTCTGTCTGGTCTGTTCTATCTGTGATGCCTTATTGATCACCCTGGGTGTGTTGGGAACCGGAGAATTAATCGCTTCCAATCCCATGCTGCTCAAACCTGCTGCATGGGGCGGGGCCGCCTTCCTTGCGTGGTATGGATTCGGTTCGTTCCGCTCTGCCCTGAAAGGCGGTCAGCTGGAAACCGGAGAAATTGCCAAGTCAGGAATAAAATCCATGATCCTGCTGACACTTTCCATCACCCTGCTCAACCCGCACGTTTATCTGGATACGGTGGTCATGCTCGGTTCCATCAGCGGGCAGTATGACGGTATGGAACGTTATATGTTCGGATTCGGTGCCATGTCCGCATCTTTTGCATGGTTTTATACGCTCGGACTGGGAGGAAGGGCACTGGCTCCTTTATTCAAAAAACCGGGCACATGGCGGGTGCTGGATAGCGCGGTCTGCCTGACCATGTGGGTAATTGCATACCATCTGGCAGAAAAGGCCATGAGTGTGTAG